CCAGGTTGGGGTGCTTGGAGGCCaatttctgcagctcctgtagAAGACAGCTGATGTGAGCCTCGTGTCACCCTCTGGTCTGCACAGCCGACGCCAGCCCtttgcctgcagccctggggcaccCGGTGCCAGGCAGAAGGAGGAGCTCCCAGCCTGACCCCAAGGAGCCCCGGGCACCCCATGCAAAGCCGGTCCCATGGCCATCCCACCTTGCCTGTCCTGTGCCTGAGGtgcggggctgcagctccctgctggagaCCTTCACACATCCCCTCTCCTgcaccagccctgctgtccCCCACCTCAGCTCCGTCCCAGCCCAGCCTCACCTGTGCTCGCTGTCCCTTGGGGTCCCGGCAGGTTGCAAAGACCCACTCAGGTGGGTTTGGCAATGCCAGCAGGTGCTGGACAAAGCCCAGGCCGATCCCTCGGTTGGCCCCAGTCACCAGAACGGAGCGGACACGCAGCTCTCCCATATtgcttcttcttcctctgctccagctcaCATTGTTTGCTCCGTGCCCGAATGTTTCTTATATCATGCTGAACTTCCACCCCACCCACACCGGGCTTGTGCAAACCTGTGGTTCTCTGTATAATCTCTGCAGTTCTTTGAAATGACATGGACACTGCTCCTGGCTGGGAGCCAGCCTCACTGGTGGCAAAAATGACGTTGCTTTTTTAATTCAAACTCTGCTGGTAAGGTGTGTGGATGCTGAGTGTGTATCTGGTCAAACGGCACCTGGTCCCGACCCTTTTTCCTGTCGCACACAGGATATGGAGAAAACGAGGCAGCCATAAAGAAAGTGCAGAAACACAAACCTAAAATGTGCCCTTAAAATGTGTAGGCTCACATGCGTTCATGTGAACCCAACCTGGTTAATGGCACAGATGGTTGAAGGCGTGTGAGAGGGCGAGAGAAGTCAGTCCATCAGGTGTGTTTCATGGAGCACCTTGCTAACTGGAAAGTGAGGCGAATGGGGAAGCCAGGAACCCAAATCTGCCACGGCACAGAATGGAGAAAGCAATCAAAGAGACCGTGACGTGAGACATGCCtccctgtggcactgctgggtgggccagtgagaaagcagagctgccattTTCAGCAGGCTCAATAGGAGTCAATAGGAGGGTGTGTGGTGCAAGGACCCTCGTGGTGCTCAGGAGGTGTGGCAAGGAAGCTACAGGACGTTGCAGGAGACCTTACATCTCTTAGAAAGACCTtgagagcagaggaggcagaaaaCCAACATGACTGGGCAAGGACCTGCTGATcagactgagggaaaagaaggacaTGCATGTAGCATGGAAACGGGGACGTGTCACCTGAGGAaaatacagggatgctgtccggACCTGCAGTGGTGAGCACTCAGAATACAAGTGAGGGCCATGccactgttttcttcagggCAAAGCCCCATCACCCACCTCCAGAGCCTTTCTGCCCGAAAAAACGTTCCTCATTGGCCCACATGCACCCAGCAGCGTGTAGGGCTTTTTGGTGGTGATGGGCAGCCTGACACAGGAGACCTCGGATGCCACCCCCGACTGGGAAGCGAAAGGAGTGCCGTGGTGATGCCAGCTGAGCCACCCCTTATTACCCCTGACTACCAATGGACGCGAGCAGCAGCATCTTCCCATTCTCTGCTCCATCTGTGGCTGTGCAGTGCCCGGTACTCCAACTCTGTCTCAATCTGTGCCCAATCTATGTGGTGTCCCGTGGGGAACAGTTCCTGGAGAGATTCTGCACAGCCAATTCGCCCTTGATGTTCCCAGCCCCGGTAATTCCACCTCGTCAGAGATGGGCGGTGGCCCCAATCATTTTCCCTCCTGCAGTGGACATTTCCAGAATAGACagctttgctgttctgtgaCATGGGTTTATTGAGGGGGAAGCAGAAGTCGGGCAGAAGCACTGGGGCCACTGCCAGGATCCAGGCACGAGGCCGGGCCAGCAGCTCACCAGGCCACAGCGTTCCCTTCCCAGTCCAGGAAGGCCCCGCTGTCCTTCTCGGAGAGGTTGGAGAGCACCTTCAGCATCCCTCCTACGCTCGCGTCCACCGTCagcgggggctgcagggcagagggagaaACACGGGCGTGTGTGCCCAAGGGCTGCCCAGGCTGTGCcctggagcctggctgcaggaaggcagcggCTCCGCCGAGGGGGAAGCAGAGCCCTGGGCAGAGGGTGAGAGCTGGGAAGCCGGGCGGTGGGGCTGCCAGAGCCAGGGCTGGCGCTGCGCAGGGGTCCccgggcagggagagctgccaCGGTGCTGACGGAACAGGGCCCCTGAGGGGGTCTTGGTGCAGGGCTCCGGGAGACAGCAGCCCCCCATGGGAAACCAGCACAGGCTGTGGATGCACCCAACACAGGGAAGCCCCTACCATGGCTCCTCCTTCGCATCCCAAGTCTGTTTGCACCCATCCGGGATGGAGAGCTACAGAGAAGATGCCGTGTTCCCGGTACCCCATGGACTGGCACCTGGTGAGCATGTTCAGAGCAGCCTGTGGGAGACAGCACGGGGATCAGGTGGGAATTGGGGCAATGTGCTGAGGGAGAGGTGTGTGGACTGCTGGAGATGATACTGGATGGCTCATGAAGTCATTGGTGAAGAGGAGAATGTTGATTCACGCTCAGCACAGTACTTACCTTGCTGCAGCGGTAACAGGCTGCTTGTATGCCTTCCCATAAATAGACTTCTTTGATCGAACCCCCATTACTGGAAATGTTGACGATGGCCGCCTTGCTGCAGCTCATCCCCGAGCCCGGGCTCTCCTGGGCTGCCTTCTTCAGCAGGGGCAGGAACGCCTGTGGGGAGTGGAAGGAGAGGCATGCACAGAGGAGGCTCGTTGGAAGGCACGTTTCCTTCCATAGTGGGTCATATCAGAGCAGCAGAATCAGAGAACAGTTGTTGGCAGATATCTCTGTCGATCATCTGGTGCAACCTCCCCTACCCAAACAGAGCCACCAAGAGCCCATTGCCCAAGTCTACGTCCAGGTGACTTTTGGGCATCTCCAAGGAAGGACAATGTCTACATCCAGCCACAGTAAGGACTCAGCCACCCACCGGTGCTCAAAACAAAGGCAGGGGGCAAATTCTTTTTCCCCTGGCTCAGATCATGATACTCTGCTCCCTGGCATGGGCTCGTACCTCTGCACTCTTATCATTTCAGAGTCAGAGGCCTCAGACTCCAAAGTGCCAAATTGTTCAGTCTACTGACATGTCTCATTCATGAAAGGGCACTCTGTGCTCAGCCCTTCCAGGACTGATTTGAGCACCTGCCTCTGACAGCAAGAGACCTTGAAGTGTGAAGGACCCAACAGCAGGGGAGGAAGACAGCAAGCAGAGAGTGGAGAAGGGCCCTGTTCAACGGgccccttccttcctccactGAAGACCTCAGGGCTGCGGTAGAGGGACGTTCCTGGAGCTGTGGTTGAGCGCATTACCTGGCCCAGGAGGAGAGGCGCAATGGTGTTGGTGGTGTACACCTCAGACATATCCTTCAGTGTTTCATTCTCAAGCCGGTTTGCCCTCACAATTCCAGCGTTGTTGATGAGGAGGTTCAGCCCCGAGCCCTTGAGGCGCTCCCCGACGCTGGCTGCGGCCGCCTTGATGCTGGCGGGATCGGTGACTTCTGCAGAGGCGAGGTGGGGAGGTGAGTGCCCGCTGCCCTCGGTGTGTGCCagcaggcacagtgctgggacagAGCCCTGCACCAGGGATGGGGGAGGATGCAGCGC
The sequence above is drawn from the Gallus gallus isolate bGalGal1 chromosome 11, bGalGal1.mat.broiler.GRCg7b, whole genome shotgun sequence genome and encodes:
- the LOC415662 gene encoding C-factor-like, giving the protein MGELRVRSALVTGANRGIGLGFVQHLLALPNPPEWVFAGCRDPKGQRAQELQKLASKHPNLVIVPLEVTDPASIKAAAASVGERLKGSGLNLLINNAGIVRANRLENETLKDMSEVYTTNTIAPLLLGQAFLPLLKKAAQESPGSGMSCSKAAIVNISSNGGSIKEVYLWEGIQAACYRCSKAALNMLTRCQSMGYREHGIFSVALHPGWVQTDLGCEGGAMPPLTVDASVGGMLKVLSNLSEKDSGAFLDWEGNVVAW
- the LOC415662 gene encoding C-factor-like isoform X3, producing the protein MGELRVRSALVTGANRGIGLGFVQHLLALPNPPEWVFAGCRDPKGQRAQELQKLASKHPNLVIVPLEVTDPASIKAAAASVGERLKGSGLNLLINNAGIVRANRLENETLKDMSEVYTTNTIAPLLLGQAFLPLLKKAAQESPGSGMSCSKAAIVNISSNGGSIKEVYLWEGIQAACYRCSKPPLTVDASVGGMLKVLSNLSEKDSGAFLDWEGNAVAW
- the LOC415662 gene encoding C-factor-like isoform X2 — its product is MGELRVRSALVTGANRGIGLGFVQHLLALPNPPEWVFAGCRDPKGQRAQELQKLASKHPNLVIVPLEVTDPASIKAAAASVGERLKGSGLNLLINNAGIVRANRLENETLKDMSEVYTTNTIAPLLLGQAFLPLLKKAAQESPGSGMSCSKAAIVNISSNGGSIKEVYLWEGIQAACYRCSKAALNMLTRCQSMGYREHGIFSVALHPGWVQTDLGCEGGAMPPLTVDASVGGMLKVLSNLSEKDSGAFLDWEGNAVAW